A window of Acidobacteriota bacterium contains these coding sequences:
- a CDS encoding D-2-hydroxyacid dehydrogenase, with the protein MKLLAIVPDELPSLRLLRPLRREGVEIAVGHTPEVIAREAPGSEVILYSSLAGGTPPFSEVWPHTGPGLKWVHSFEAGLDRLLTPELIASPVMVSNARGAYAPPLAEFAVYGILFFYKQTRRMLAQQQAHRWEQFEVESLAGKVMAVVGYGGVGSACAQAARRLGMRIHALRRHPERKERGVERFFAPEDLLPMLRGADVVLAALPLTPATRHWLNAEAFAAMKPSAIFINLGRGPVVDEAALVEALRRGQIAGAALDVFEHEPLAADSPLWAMENVLLSPHSTDRTVSPHWTDVGMRCFLQNWRCYRKGVPLLTRVDKAAGY; encoded by the coding sequence ATGAAACTACTGGCGATTGTACCGGATGAACTTCCGTCGCTACGGCTGCTGCGGCCCCTGCGCCGGGAGGGCGTCGAGATCGCTGTCGGCCATACGCCGGAAGTGATCGCGCGGGAAGCGCCGGGCTCAGAAGTCATTTTGTACTCGTCGCTGGCGGGAGGGACCCCGCCGTTTTCGGAGGTGTGGCCACACACGGGGCCAGGCTTGAAGTGGGTGCATTCGTTTGAAGCCGGACTCGACCGGCTGCTTACGCCGGAACTCATCGCCAGCCCCGTGATGGTATCGAACGCGCGCGGGGCGTATGCGCCCCCTCTCGCCGAGTTTGCCGTCTACGGCATCCTGTTTTTTTACAAGCAGACGCGACGGATGCTGGCGCAACAGCAGGCGCACCGCTGGGAGCAATTTGAAGTCGAGAGCCTGGCCGGCAAAGTCATGGCGGTAGTGGGCTACGGCGGCGTGGGTAGCGCCTGCGCCCAAGCAGCGCGCCGGCTGGGCATGCGTATTCACGCCCTGCGGCGGCATCCGGAACGGAAAGAGCGGGGAGTCGAGCGCTTCTTTGCGCCCGAGGACCTGCTGCCGATGCTGCGCGGCGCCGACGTTGTGCTGGCAGCGCTGCCGCTGACGCCGGCAACGCGGCACTGGCTCAATGCCGAGGCGTTCGCCGCGATGAAGCCGTCGGCAATATTCATCAACCTCGGCCGCGGACCGGTGGTCGATGAAGCGGCGCTGGTTGAGGCCCTGCGGCGGGGCCAGATTGCCGGGGCGGCACTCGACGTCTTCGAGCACGAGCCGCTGGCCGCCGACAGCCCGCTCTGGGCGATGGAGAACGTGCTGCTCTCGCCGCACTCGACCGACCGCACGGTCTCGCCGCACTGGACCGACGTGGGAATGCGCTGCTTTCTCCAGAATTGGCGCTGCTACCGCAAAGGCGTGCCGCTGCTTACGCGAGTGGACAAAGCCGCCGGCTATTAG
- a CDS encoding aminotransferase class I/II-fold pyridoxal phosphate-dependent enzyme, protein MEGRGVHAAVDLRSDTVTRPTPEMRRAMMAAEVGDDVYGEDPTVNRLEAQAVAIFQREAAVFVPSGTMANQIAIHVHTRPGQEIICEAKSHTYNVEMAMAAAFSGCIFRPVTSGSGRMPWDLVQPALRLDDPQNHAQTGLVVVENTHNFAGGVVTKPEVSKHLCGELRKLGVATHLDGARIFNAATALDVSVAELSAPFDSVMFCLSKGLGAPVGSMLLGSAEFVARARSVRKMLGGGMRQAGVLAAAGLVALEKGPDRLAEDHRNAQLLAKEIPTITGLRLDPPEVATNIVIFDVGQTEFSAAHVVENLGDRNVLASALDPTHIRFVTHRDVDEAQCQEALFALRAVIERE, encoded by the coding sequence ATGGAAGGCCGCGGTGTGCATGCCGCCGTCGACCTGCGCAGCGACACCGTTACCCGCCCCACGCCGGAAATGCGCCGCGCCATGATGGCCGCCGAAGTTGGCGACGATGTTTACGGCGAAGACCCCACCGTCAACCGCCTCGAAGCGCAGGCGGTGGCAATTTTTCAGCGCGAAGCCGCCGTCTTCGTGCCCAGCGGCACCATGGCGAACCAGATCGCCATTCACGTGCATACCCGGCCAGGCCAGGAAATCATTTGCGAAGCCAAGTCGCACACCTATAACGTTGAGATGGCCATGGCGGCGGCGTTTTCCGGATGCATCTTCCGTCCGGTCACCTCCGGCAGCGGCCGCATGCCCTGGGATTTAGTGCAGCCCGCGTTGCGCCTGGACGACCCTCAGAACCATGCGCAGACTGGCCTTGTGGTCGTTGAGAATACGCACAACTTTGCCGGTGGCGTGGTCACCAAGCCTGAGGTGTCGAAGCACTTGTGCGGCGAGCTGCGCAAGCTGGGCGTAGCTACGCACCTGGACGGCGCCCGCATCTTCAACGCGGCAACGGCGCTGGACGTATCGGTGGCCGAATTGTCCGCCCCGTTTGATTCCGTGATGTTCTGCTTGTCTAAAGGGCTGGGCGCGCCGGTAGGCTCGATGCTGCTCGGCAGTGCGGAGTTCGTCGCTCGCGCCCGCAGCGTACGCAAAATGCTCGGCGGCGGTATGCGGCAGGCGGGCGTACTGGCCGCCGCCGGATTAGTCGCACTCGAAAAAGGCCCGGATCGCCTGGCGGAGGACCATCGCAACGCCCAACTTTTGGCCAAAGAAATCCCCACCATCACCGGCCTGCGCCTCGATCCGCCCGAAGTCGCCACCAACATCGTCATCTTTGACGTTGGCCAAACGGAGTTTTCTGCGGCTCACGTCGTCGAGAATCTGGGCGACCGCAACGTTTTGGCCAGCGCGCTCGATCCTACTCATATCCGCTTTGTCACCCATCGGGACGTCGACGAGGCGCAATGCCAGGAGGCTTTGTTTGCCCTCCGGGCGGTAATCGAGCGCGAATGA
- the hemW gene encoding radical SAM family heme chaperone HemW: protein MLGLYLAVPFCRSKCSYCNFASQVYPVAVYREYCELLAREIELAAAADGLEGAAVDTIYWGGGTPTLLPADGFAGVIAAIQRTFQLAPDCEHTVEAAPGTLNAERLDLLAACGVNRLSLGAQSYHDAELRAVGRLHRAEASDSDITRARATGIRNLNLDLIAGLPHQTAESWRISVERALDTGVPHLSVYMLEVDDDSRLGHELLAGGERYHAHFVPDDDLIADNYEWACDQLTAAGVQQYEISNFARPGFASRHNEGYWLRQPYLGCGLDAHSFIANRRFANPDTLTAYCEPLRAGRLPRTPATALTDAAAREEYYFLGLRRTAGVALREDDPQAAAVPALVASGLLRRTGSNIALTARGRMLSNRVLAEFLEPVVVP, encoded by the coding sequence ATGCTGGGCCTGTATCTCGCGGTGCCGTTTTGCCGCTCGAAGTGCAGCTACTGCAACTTCGCCAGCCAGGTCTATCCGGTTGCGGTCTATCGCGAATACTGCGAGCTGCTGGCGCGCGAAATCGAGCTGGCCGCCGCCGCCGATGGCCTCGAGGGCGCAGCCGTCGACACCATCTATTGGGGAGGTGGCACGCCCACGCTGCTGCCGGCTGATGGCTTCGCCGGCGTCATCGCCGCCATCCAGCGCACCTTCCAGCTCGCGCCCGATTGCGAGCACACCGTTGAGGCCGCACCCGGCACGCTCAACGCCGAGCGCCTCGACCTGCTGGCTGCCTGCGGCGTGAACCGTCTCAGTCTCGGCGCGCAATCCTATCACGATGCCGAGCTGCGCGCCGTCGGGCGCCTGCATCGTGCCGAGGCGAGCGACAGCGACATCACCCGTGCCCGCGCCACCGGCATCCGCAACCTCAACCTCGACCTGATTGCCGGTTTGCCCCACCAAACTGCAGAATCCTGGCGCATCTCGGTCGAGCGCGCCCTGGACACCGGCGTGCCGCATCTTTCGGTCTACATGCTCGAAGTCGATGATGACAGCCGCCTCGGCCACGAGCTGCTGGCCGGCGGCGAACGTTACCACGCCCATTTTGTGCCTGACGACGATCTTATTGCCGACAACTACGAGTGGGCCTGCGATCAGCTTACGGCGGCCGGCGTGCAGCAGTATGAAATTTCCAACTTCGCCCGTCCCGGCTTCGCGTCCCGCCACAACGAGGGCTACTGGTTGCGGCAACCCTATCTCGGTTGCGGCCTCGATGCGCATTCGTTCATCGCCAATCGCCGCTTCGCCAACCCCGACACGCTCACCGCCTATTGCGAACCCTTGCGCGCCGGACGCCTGCCGCGCACGCCTGCAACCGCATTGACCGACGCCGCTGCCCGCGAGGAATACTACTTTCTCGGCCTGCGCCGCACCGCCGGCGTCGCCTTGCGCGAAGACGATCCCCAAGCCGCCGCCGTTCCGGCGTTGGTCGCCTCCGGCTTGCTGCGACGCACCGGCAGCAACATTGCACTGACAGCGCGCGGCCGCATGCTCTCCAATCGCGTCCTCGCCGAATTCCTCGAACCCGTCGTCGTCCCGTGA
- a CDS encoding tagatose 1,6-diphosphate aldolase, with amino-acid sequence MKLTPGKLKGMNAVSDARGVIAATAMDQRGSLQKALAKEKGSPAQPAMMEEFKVAVSKALTPYASAILLDPEYGLPAAKSRAKNAGLLLAYEQSGYDNTQPGRLPDLLPHCSVSRLKADGADCIKVLLYYTPLEKAPINDIKHAFIERIGAECRANDIPFFLEFVGYDPDGGDEKGLEYARRKPEVVRGSIAEFTKDIYAVDVLKVEIPVNMKFVAGAAACTGASAYSKAEASDHFRAAAGAAHKPFIYLSAGVSNAEFNESLAVAAEAGVKFNGVLCGRATWKDGIPIYGKQGLAAFEKWLATEGRANIEAVNRSLQAATPWFAAYGASSAAALA; translated from the coding sequence ATGAAACTCACTCCTGGAAAACTCAAAGGCATGAATGCAGTCTCCGATGCGCGCGGCGTCATTGCCGCTACCGCCATGGATCAGCGCGGCAGTCTGCAAAAGGCTTTGGCCAAGGAAAAAGGCAGCCCGGCGCAGCCGGCGATGATGGAGGAATTCAAAGTCGCCGTCAGCAAGGCGCTCACTCCCTATGCCAGCGCCATTCTGCTCGATCCCGAGTATGGCCTGCCGGCGGCCAAGAGCCGCGCCAAAAATGCCGGCCTGTTGCTCGCCTACGAGCAGAGCGGCTACGACAATACCCAGCCCGGCCGTCTGCCTGATCTGCTGCCACACTGCTCGGTCAGCCGCCTGAAGGCCGACGGCGCCGATTGCATCAAGGTGCTGCTCTATTACACGCCGCTGGAAAAGGCGCCCATCAACGATATCAAGCATGCCTTTATCGAGCGCATCGGCGCTGAGTGCCGCGCCAACGATATACCCTTTTTCCTCGAGTTCGTCGGCTACGATCCCGATGGCGGAGATGAAAAGGGCCTGGAGTACGCGCGTAGGAAACCGGAAGTCGTGCGCGGCAGCATCGCCGAGTTCACCAAGGATATCTACGCCGTGGACGTGCTCAAGGTGGAAATTCCCGTGAACATGAAATTCGTTGCCGGCGCCGCCGCCTGCACCGGCGCGTCGGCCTACAGCAAAGCCGAAGCCTCCGACCACTTCCGCGCTGCCGCCGGGGCCGCGCACAAGCCTTTCATTTACCTGAGCGCGGGTGTCAGCAACGCTGAGTTCAACGAGAGCCTGGCAGTGGCGGCCGAGGCCGGAGTGAAGTTCAATGGCGTGCTCTGTGGCCGCGCCACCTGGAAAGATGGCATCCCCATTTACGGCAAGCAGGGCCTGGCCGCGTTTGAGAAGTGGCTGGCTACCGAGGGCCGCGCCAATATCGAAGCCGTCAACCGCAGCTTGCAGGCCGCCACGCCCTGGTTCGCCGCCTACGGCGCCTCTTCCGCAGCCGCGCTCGCCTGA
- a CDS encoding glucan 1,4-alpha-glucosidase, protein MSAASAIRVEPGAQPQRQGGEAFGSPGIAPRWTRGGKDAIGTAYAASSRVWFTLAQGTLTEIYFPTLDRPQVRDFQFLFTDGQTFFHSERRDCDSHVEALAQEALGFRITTEDRQGRYRCHKELIADPHLSCVLLHTKVESSAALARNLRMFLLCAPHMDGIGWHNFAKVSEVASRPILLAHRCTSWLAIGATVPLHHSSAGFVGKSDGWTDLAADCQPNFSFDTASDGNVALTAELDLSASREFVVSLAFGDTRQAAINTLLQSLDQPYDAARDRFLEQWQRTCVHRKALTQYAQDGGALYQRSVSLLLAHEDKTYPGAMIASLSIPWGETKGDEDLGGYHLVWTRDLVQSATGLLASGDHVTPRRALLYLAASQHPDGGFAQNFWVNGTPYWQGIQLDEVAFPVLLAWRMRREGALPDIDPYPMVARAVGYMLRHGPATPQERWEEAGGYSPSSLAVHIAGLVCAADLARAHGNAAMAQLALDYADFVESHLEAWTVTTQGAIVPGIRRHYIRINPAPRMGVGADEDPNSAILHINNIAPGEPSDFPARDIIDGGFLELVRYGIRAGGDPLIEDSLRVVDAVLKVSTPFGDCWHRYNHDGYGQHTDGSAYTGWGRGGAWPLLTGERGHYELAAGRDAAPYVHAMERLANHMQMLPEQIWDLPDLPRRFLYFGRPSGSAMPLLWAHAEYVRLLRSLADGAVFDLIPEVADRYSRGARKRTRFLEVWKFHRQVARMPAGATLRVQIDAPFFLHSSLDEWTTVTDQRSTPTDCGFEYVDVVTKPAQKAPLRFTMRYVADGRWQGQDFEVKIVPESGTL, encoded by the coding sequence ATGAGCGCAGCCAGCGCCATCCGCGTGGAACCAGGGGCACAGCCGCAAAGACAGGGAGGGGAAGCGTTCGGCTCGCCCGGCATTGCGCCGCGCTGGACGCGCGGTGGCAAGGACGCCATCGGCACTGCGTACGCCGCCTCCAGCCGCGTGTGGTTCACACTCGCGCAGGGCACGCTCACGGAGATTTACTTTCCTACCCTTGACCGTCCCCAGGTCCGCGACTTCCAGTTCCTCTTCACCGACGGTCAGACGTTCTTTCATAGCGAGCGGCGCGACTGCGACTCCCACGTCGAGGCACTGGCGCAGGAAGCGCTCGGCTTCCGCATCACCACCGAAGACCGTCAGGGCCGCTATCGCTGCCATAAGGAGCTGATCGCCGACCCACATCTGAGCTGCGTGCTGCTGCATACCAAAGTCGAGTCCAGCGCTGCGCTGGCGCGCAACCTGCGGATGTTCCTGCTGTGCGCCCCGCACATGGACGGCATCGGCTGGCACAATTTCGCCAAAGTGTCCGAAGTTGCCTCACGCCCCATTCTTTTGGCGCACCGCTGCACCTCCTGGCTGGCCATCGGCGCCACCGTGCCCTTGCATCACAGCTCCGCCGGTTTTGTGGGCAAAAGTGACGGCTGGACCGACTTGGCCGCCGATTGCCAGCCCAACTTCAGTTTCGACACCGCGAGCGATGGCAACGTGGCGCTCACGGCCGAGCTAGACCTGAGCGCCAGCCGCGAGTTTGTCGTGAGCCTCGCCTTTGGCGATACCCGCCAGGCCGCCATCAACACCCTGCTGCAAAGCCTGGATCAGCCCTACGACGCGGCGCGGGACCGCTTTCTGGAGCAGTGGCAGCGCACCTGCGTTCATCGCAAGGCCCTGACGCAATACGCGCAGGACGGTGGGGCGCTCTACCAGCGCAGCGTCAGCCTATTGCTCGCCCATGAGGATAAAACTTATCCCGGCGCCATGATCGCCTCCCTCTCCATTCCCTGGGGTGAAACCAAGGGCGATGAGGATTTGGGCGGCTATCATCTGGTCTGGACGCGCGACCTGGTGCAGAGCGCTACCGGTCTGCTCGCCAGCGGCGACCATGTAACGCCGCGGCGCGCTCTGTTGTACCTGGCGGCCTCGCAGCACCCTGACGGCGGCTTCGCGCAGAACTTCTGGGTCAACGGCACGCCCTATTGGCAAGGCATTCAGCTCGACGAAGTCGCATTTCCGGTTCTGCTCGCCTGGCGGATGCGCCGTGAAGGGGCCCTGCCCGACATTGATCCGTATCCCATGGTGGCGCGCGCCGTCGGTTACATGTTGCGCCACGGCCCCGCCACGCCGCAGGAGCGCTGGGAAGAAGCGGGCGGCTACTCGCCCTCCAGCCTCGCGGTTCATATCGCCGGCCTGGTTTGTGCCGCCGATCTGGCCCGCGCGCATGGCAATGCCGCGATGGCGCAGTTAGCCCTGGACTACGCCGATTTCGTCGAGAGCCACCTCGAAGCCTGGACCGTGACCACGCAAGGAGCGATCGTGCCCGGCATCCGGCGGCATTACATCCGCATCAATCCCGCACCGCGCATGGGCGTGGGCGCGGATGAAGATCCCAACTCCGCCATCCTGCATATCAACAACATCGCGCCCGGCGAACCATCGGATTTTCCCGCCCGCGACATCATCGACGGCGGCTTTCTCGAACTGGTGCGCTACGGCATCCGCGCCGGCGGCGATCCGTTGATCGAAGACTCTCTCCGCGTCGTGGATGCTGTCCTGAAAGTCTCCACGCCCTTTGGCGACTGCTGGCATCGCTACAACCACGACGGCTATGGCCAGCACACGGATGGCTCGGCCTATACCGGCTGGGGCCGCGGCGGCGCCTGGCCGTTGCTCACCGGCGAGCGCGGCCACTACGAGCTGGCCGCCGGCCGCGATGCCGCGCCTTACGTCCACGCGATGGAGCGGCTTGCCAACCATATGCAGATGCTGCCGGAGCAAATCTGGGACTTACCCGACCTGCCGCGTCGGTTCCTGTACTTCGGCCGCCCCAGCGGCAGCGCCATGCCGCTGCTGTGGGCGCATGCCGAGTACGTCCGCCTGCTGCGCTCCCTTGCTGACGGCGCCGTCTTCGATCTCATTCCCGAAGTTGCCGACCGCTACAGCCGTGGCGCCCGCAAGCGTACCCGCTTCCTCGAAGTCTGGAAGTTCCATCGCCAGGTCGCCCGCATGCCGGCCGGCGCGACCCTGCGCGTCCAAATCGATGCGCCGTTTTTCCTGCACTCTAGTCTGGATGAATGGACCACCGTGACCGACCAGCGCTCAACCCCTACCGATTGCGGCTTCGAGTACGTGGATGTTGTTACCAAACCGGCGCAAAAAGCTCCCCTCCGCTTCACCATGCGCTACGTCGCCGATGGCCGCTGGCAAGGCCAGGACTTTGAGGTCAAAATAGTCCCTGAGTCCGGAACACTGTAA
- a CDS encoding site-2 protease family protein, translating to MQRGGAVPAIIGGRSLMPPRSPQSHRLVRLFGIDIQFHMSWIIILVLIAVTLASYFAGANPHWSQLAVVAAAAVTTILFFVSVVLHELAHSLVARAKGLPVHVITLFVFGGVSELTREPDDAGTEFKVAIAGPLCSLVLGGLCLWWGQSGNVHTPFFAILEWLGYINILLALFNLIPGFPLDGGRVLRAILWSSNKDFVKSTRWATQVGKVVAIGFILWGVFQFFSGQGVDGIWLAFIGWFLLSAAEQSWRQTELESALSHYTVRDLETPFFSRVPPDINLESFISDLATQHQFRASLVMDTHDNLLGIITAADLSRIPRERWGTTLVRDVMVPRDAMATVLPGEGLHSALRKMVEHNVGQLPILTDSGVRGIIRRDRIIELLNTTLAGGNS from the coding sequence ATGCAGCGCGGGGGCGCAGTCCCGGCCATAATAGGGGGTAGAAGCCTCATGCCGCCGCGCAGCCCCCAAAGCCATCGTCTGGTGCGCCTGTTTGGCATTGATATCCAGTTCCATATGAGCTGGATCATCATCCTGGTGCTCATTGCGGTCACTCTGGCCAGCTATTTCGCCGGCGCTAACCCGCACTGGTCCCAGCTCGCCGTCGTCGCCGCCGCCGCGGTCACCACCATCCTGTTCTTCGTCTCGGTCGTACTCCACGAACTGGCGCACAGCCTGGTCGCCCGCGCCAAAGGTTTGCCCGTCCATGTCATCACGCTCTTCGTGTTCGGCGGCGTCAGTGAGCTGACGCGCGAGCCGGACGATGCCGGCACGGAGTTCAAGGTCGCCATCGCCGGCCCGCTCTGCAGCCTGGTCCTTGGCGGCCTCTGTTTGTGGTGGGGCCAGAGCGGCAATGTCCACACGCCCTTCTTCGCCATCCTCGAATGGCTGGGCTACATCAACATCCTGCTTGCCTTGTTCAACCTCATCCCCGGCTTCCCGCTGGATGGCGGCCGCGTGCTGCGCGCCATTTTGTGGAGCTCGAACAAGGACTTTGTCAAGTCCACGCGCTGGGCCACCCAGGTCGGCAAGGTAGTAGCCATCGGCTTCATTCTCTGGGGCGTGTTTCAGTTTTTCAGCGGGCAGGGCGTTGACGGCATTTGGCTCGCCTTCATCGGCTGGTTCCTGCTGAGCGCGGCCGAACAGAGCTGGCGTCAGACGGAGCTGGAATCGGCGCTCAGCCACTACACCGTGCGCGATCTGGAGACGCCATTTTTCTCGCGCGTGCCACCGGACATCAATCTCGAAAGCTTCATCTCTGATCTGGCTACCCAGCATCAGTTCCGCGCCAGCCTGGTGATGGACACCCACGACAACTTGCTGGGCATTATTACCGCCGCCGATCTGTCGCGCATCCCCCGTGAGCGGTGGGGCACGACGCTGGTTCGTGATGTGATGGTGCCGCGCGACGCCATGGCTACGGTGCTGCCGGGCGAAGGTTTGCACTCGGCACTGCGGAAAATGGTGGAGCACAATGTGGGCCAATTGCCCATACTGACTGATAGCGGCGTCCGCGGCATCATCCGCCGTGATCGCATTATCGAACTGTTGAATACAACTCTGGCAGGAGGGAATTCATGA
- a CDS encoding iron transporter, which translates to MPATEPQHTEHHFRGSARLRDFVIGMSDGLTVPFALAAGLSGAALSSRIVVTAGLAEIAAGSIAMGLGGYLAARSDAEHYASELAREEREIAERPEDERQEVAEILQTYGMSERESTQVTSALAERPRAWRDFMMRFELGLEAPEPGRAWASASTIAGAYILGGMIPLAPYFAPISLHVALAASIAVTGTALLVFGYIKGRFTGSQPLRSALQTAVIGGLAATAAFFIARAIS; encoded by the coding sequence ATGCCTGCGACCGAGCCTCAGCATACCGAGCATCACTTTCGCGGCAGCGCCCGCCTGCGCGATTTCGTCATTGGCATGTCGGACGGGCTCACGGTGCCGTTTGCTCTCGCCGCGGGACTGAGCGGGGCGGCACTGAGCAGCCGGATCGTGGTCACGGCAGGCCTGGCGGAAATTGCGGCAGGTTCGATTGCCATGGGCCTGGGAGGGTATCTTGCGGCGCGCAGCGATGCAGAACACTATGCCAGCGAGCTTGCCCGCGAAGAACGTGAAATCGCCGAGCGTCCGGAGGACGAGCGCCAGGAAGTCGCCGAGATCCTCCAGACCTATGGCATGAGCGAGCGCGAAAGCACGCAGGTCACTTCCGCCCTCGCGGAGAGGCCGCGCGCCTGGCGCGACTTCATGATGCGCTTCGAGCTAGGCCTGGAAGCGCCCGAACCCGGCCGCGCCTGGGCGAGCGCCTCCACCATTGCCGGCGCCTACATCCTGGGCGGGATGATTCCGCTGGCGCCTTACTTTGCGCCGATTTCGCTGCACGTGGCGCTGGCAGCGTCGATTGCGGTCACAGGGACGGCCTTGCTGGTGTTCGGCTATATCAAAGGCCGCTTTACGGGTTCGCAGCCCTTGCGCTCGGCACTGCAAACGGCCGTCATTGGCGGCCTGGCGGCGACAGCCGCCTTCTTCATTGCCCGCGCGATTTCCTAA
- a CDS encoding GTPase Era yields the protein MHSGFVTILGRPNTGKSTLVNALVGRKIAAVTPHPQTTRTRLLGVVRTPQDQAVFVDTPGVHRGKGPLARELTRSVHAALEGRDLALFMVDVTRAWGAEDAMALDLLRGENAPPVFLVLNKVDLLPRRDELLPLITSYRERYPFAEMIPISALKKVNLKELLRLVFAALPEGPEYFPGEQTTDQPEQFWISEVIREQAMLAMRAEIPHALRVRIEGERMRRSQGKPLRIIEAVLICEREGQKAALVGRGGTTIRRIGSGARQQLETTLGTHILLQLRVLVRADWRENPRAVAEVDFHNGSSSLG from the coding sequence ATGCACTCTGGATTCGTCACCATCCTGGGGCGGCCGAACACGGGCAAAAGCACGCTGGTCAACGCTCTGGTGGGCAGAAAAATCGCTGCCGTCACGCCACACCCGCAGACCACGCGCACGCGCTTGCTGGGCGTGGTCCGTACGCCGCAGGACCAGGCCGTGTTTGTGGATACGCCCGGCGTTCATCGGGGCAAGGGCCCGCTCGCGCGCGAGCTGACGCGCAGCGTTCACGCCGCGCTGGAGGGACGCGACCTGGCTCTATTCATGGTGGACGTTACCCGCGCCTGGGGAGCCGAAGACGCCATGGCGCTCGACCTGTTGCGCGGCGAGAATGCCCCGCCGGTTTTCCTGGTGCTGAACAAAGTGGATCTGCTGCCACGCCGGGATGAGTTGCTGCCGCTAATTACCAGCTATCGCGAACGTTACCCGTTTGCCGAGATGATTCCGATTTCGGCGCTCAAGAAAGTGAACCTGAAAGAGTTGCTGCGGCTGGTATTCGCCGCGCTGCCGGAGGGTCCGGAATATTTTCCGGGCGAGCAGACGACCGATCAACCGGAGCAGTTCTGGATTTCAGAAGTCATCCGCGAGCAGGCGATGCTGGCGATGCGCGCGGAAATCCCCCATGCGCTGCGGGTCAGAATTGAGGGCGAACGGATGCGCCGCTCCCAGGGCAAGCCCTTGCGGATCATCGAAGCGGTGCTTATCTGCGAGCGCGAAGGCCAAAAGGCGGCGCTGGTCGGCCGCGGCGGTACGACCATCCGCCGCATCGGTTCGGGGGCACGCCAGCAGCTCGAAACGACGCTAGGTACGCACATTCTGCTGCAGCTACGGGTTCTGGTGCGTGCGGACTGGCGTGAAAACCCGCGAGCGGTCGCGGAAGTCGATTTCCATAATGGATCCAGCAGCTTAGGGTAG
- the nrdR gene encoding transcriptional repressor NrdR: protein MRCPFCGHLEDRVVDSRESKEGASIRRRRECLACEKRFTTYERLDEIPYMVVKKDGRREKFERQKVLTGLLHAAEKRPISMSQLETIVNEAEAVIVDSPEREIPTSTIGQLLMERLRQIDKVAYVRFASVYMDFKDVSEFLTELNRLLHQR, encoded by the coding sequence ATGCGCTGTCCGTTCTGTGGGCACTTGGAAGATCGCGTGGTGGACTCGCGCGAAAGCAAGGAAGGGGCGTCGATCCGCCGGCGTCGGGAGTGCCTGGCTTGCGAAAAGCGCTTCACCACCTACGAGCGGCTGGACGAAATTCCCTACATGGTGGTGAAGAAGGATGGCCGGCGGGAAAAATTCGAGCGCCAGAAAGTGCTCACCGGTCTATTGCACGCCGCAGAGAAGCGGCCCATCTCGATGAGCCAGCTCGAAACCATCGTGAACGAAGCCGAGGCAGTGATTGTGGACTCGCCCGAGCGGGAAATTCCGACCAGTACCATCGGCCAACTGCTGATGGAACGCCTGCGCCAGATCGACAAAGTCGCCTATGTCCGCTTTGCTTCCGTGTACATGGATTTTAAGGACGTGAGCGAGTTCCTGACCGAGCTCAACCGGCTGTTGCACCAACGCTAG